Proteins from a single region of Belliella baltica DSM 15883:
- a CDS encoding Mrp/NBP35 family ATP-binding protein translates to MSFTKEKVLQALSTVEDPDLKKDLVTLGMIQNIEIEGNKLSFKVVLTTPACPLKEVIKNNCIDALENALGKDLDLDIFMTSSVTTTRDNTPLLPQVKNIIAIASGKGGVGKSTTACNLAVALAKSGAKVGLIDADISGPSVPTMFNVESEQPSVKQIDGKNIIIPIEQYGVKLMSIGFLTPSDSAVVWRGPMASSALKQFIGDVEWGELDYLLIDLPPGTSDIHLTMVQTIPVTGAVIVTTPQKVALADATKGLTMFKQPQINVPILGVIENMAYFTPVELPDNKYYIFGKEGGRKLAEKFNVPFLGEVPIIQSIRESGDTGYPAVFKEGLTQKAFSELAESVARQVAIRNAEKSKTEVVHINS, encoded by the coding sequence ATGAGCTTTACTAAAGAAAAAGTCCTCCAAGCGCTTTCTACCGTAGAAGATCCAGATCTAAAAAAGGATCTGGTAACACTTGGGATGATCCAAAATATAGAAATTGAAGGAAATAAACTAAGCTTTAAAGTGGTTTTAACCACTCCTGCTTGTCCTTTAAAGGAAGTTATCAAAAACAATTGTATCGATGCCTTAGAAAATGCTTTAGGAAAAGATTTAGATCTAGATATTTTTATGACTTCTAGCGTAACAACTACAAGGGATAATACTCCTCTTTTGCCTCAAGTAAAAAATATAATCGCAATTGCTTCGGGTAAAGGTGGAGTAGGAAAATCAACTACAGCTTGTAATCTAGCCGTGGCGCTAGCTAAATCAGGTGCAAAGGTTGGCTTAATCGATGCTGATATTTCTGGACCTTCAGTCCCTACGATGTTCAATGTAGAAAGCGAGCAACCTTCTGTGAAGCAAATTGATGGAAAAAACATCATCATACCTATTGAGCAATATGGAGTAAAATTGATGTCTATAGGTTTTCTAACCCCTTCTGACTCAGCTGTGGTTTGGAGAGGCCCAATGGCAAGTTCAGCATTGAAGCAATTCATTGGAGATGTAGAATGGGGTGAATTAGATTACTTATTAATAGACTTACCTCCAGGAACTTCTGATATTCATTTGACAATGGTGCAAACCATACCGGTGACTGGCGCCGTAATTGTCACAACGCCACAAAAGGTTGCTTTGGCAGATGCTACAAAAGGTTTGACAATGTTTAAACAACCTCAGATTAATGTACCGATCTTAGGTGTTATCGAAAATATGGCTTATTTTACGCCTGTGGAGCTACCTGACAACAAATATTACATCTTTGGAAAAGAGGGAGGTCGGAAATTGGCTGAAAAATTTAATGTTCCATTTCTTGGTGAGGTTCCTATAATACAAAGTATAAGAGAAAGTGGAGATACCGGTTATCCTGCCGTATTTAAAGAAGGACTTACTCAGAAAGCGTTTTCTGAACTTGCTGAATCTGTAGCAAGACAAGTGGCTATCAGGAATGCTGAAAAAAGTAAAACTGAAGTAGTACATATCAATAGTTAA
- a CDS encoding T9SS-dependent choice-of-anchor J family protein, which translates to MQEEALGIYGSKDYFESWMSGKIEEISKKPSIQSRIQNERRVIPVVVHVIHNGTNIGEGANIPLSQITSQINSLNEDFRRQNPDQNLTPVEFSTVAADANIEFVLAKVDPNGLPTSGIVRVQGSKSTYSPNDAALISSISAWPPEDYLNIWVVPINQPFIGYATFPVSDLPGLNFSPSPRELDGVTIDYRYFGSGGSAVSGSRGRTATHEVGHFLGLRHIWGDPNASQDGCSVDDFVQDTPNQDTPNNNCRINNPRFSCESRDMTENYMDFTPDACMNLFTQGQVGRMNVVLEFSPRRGSLINNFATVDPVVPNLDLSIDEIINPQDLICSNTSVPQVEVINRGSEIINTTRIQLIFGGSILETRNFNLNLSLGESTILSFNPINIPGNGQTLFEARILEVNGTVDDNLENNALTSRPVLQPEISLPYSLNLSEANNDWLVRNPDNSFTWENISLPISGQNQNVLWIRHYEYDALGQQDFFISPSINLNNFPNAQLTFNMAHSPYDAVGISDFLYVAVSTDCGNTFDIINAPYNKDSNLLQTTSPQQNEFIPTSNNQFRREILNLSQFSEFDNIRIAFITQNGYGNNIFIKDIEILPEEIFNYRIDLNELVSPGPIHDGSQTTEIVQITNTGNLPIESFVLQRRTNNGGLQSFVARGEQLAEGESTTVEIPNSLVATGVSRSQYNLLFPNFDQNPGNESELIRFTEKNENEIRAPWRQNFNLSINLQPWSSINTISNSNSWTAIPIQSENQNNVVVLEGNNSNQMNWLGSPVFDLSISRQASVFYSIAASNQSQSTIFKVMASEDGGVTYSELERMVGNEINTTGSGVINPNNRTEFRREFINLNEFSGQGKDKIRIAFVVENGDSSNDPVYIDDIELYLSSNPEPIDPGLGNTVIFPNPAREVFNIAFNFATYESVNIQIISSAGAVVQDIDYPNTLNQTYSFSTDLFSKGVFIVKITSNSITETRKLIIH; encoded by the coding sequence ATGCAGGAAGAAGCATTAGGCATTTATGGTAGTAAAGATTACTTTGAATCATGGATGTCTGGAAAGATTGAGGAAATATCAAAAAAACCATCTATTCAAAGTCGAATTCAAAATGAAAGAAGAGTAATTCCAGTTGTTGTTCATGTCATACACAATGGAACCAATATTGGAGAAGGTGCAAATATTCCACTTTCTCAAATAACCTCACAAATTAATTCCTTGAATGAAGATTTCAGAAGGCAAAATCCTGATCAAAACCTTACTCCAGTTGAATTTTCGACGGTAGCGGCAGATGCAAATATTGAATTCGTCCTTGCTAAAGTAGATCCGAATGGACTGCCAACTAGTGGTATTGTAAGAGTTCAAGGATCAAAAAGTACATATAGTCCAAATGATGCTGCTTTAATCTCTTCTATTTCAGCATGGCCACCAGAAGATTATTTAAATATTTGGGTTGTCCCAATCAATCAGCCATTTATTGGCTATGCTACTTTTCCAGTTTCTGACTTACCAGGCTTGAACTTTTCCCCGAGTCCAAGAGAACTTGATGGAGTGACTATTGATTATAGGTATTTTGGAAGTGGAGGTAGTGCTGTATCTGGATCAAGAGGGAGAACAGCCACCCACGAAGTAGGGCATTTTTTAGGTTTAAGGCATATCTGGGGCGATCCTAATGCTTCTCAAGATGGATGTTCTGTTGATGATTTTGTACAAGACACTCCAAATCAAGATACTCCAAACAATAATTGTCGTATTAATAACCCAAGATTTAGTTGTGAATCCAGGGATATGACTGAAAACTACATGGATTTCACACCTGATGCGTGTATGAATTTATTCACACAAGGTCAAGTTGGAAGAATGAATGTAGTTTTAGAGTTTAGCCCAAGAAGAGGTTCTTTGATTAATAATTTCGCAACTGTTGATCCTGTCGTTCCAAATTTAGACTTATCAATTGATGAAATTATTAATCCTCAAGATTTGATTTGTAGCAATACTAGTGTTCCTCAAGTGGAAGTAATTAACAGGGGATCGGAAATTATAAACACAACTAGGATTCAATTAATATTTGGAGGTAGTATTCTTGAAACTAGAAATTTCAACCTGAATTTATCCTTAGGAGAATCTACAATCCTCTCATTCAACCCAATCAATATACCGGGTAATGGACAAACTTTATTTGAAGCCAGAATACTTGAAGTAAATGGAACAGTAGATGACAATTTAGAAAATAACGCCCTGACGAGCAGACCGGTATTACAACCAGAAATTTCGCTTCCTTATTCTTTAAATCTTAGTGAAGCAAATAATGATTGGTTAGTTAGGAATCCGGACAATAGCTTCACATGGGAAAATATCTCACTTCCAATTTCTGGTCAGAATCAAAACGTCTTATGGATAAGACATTATGAATATGATGCATTGGGGCAACAGGACTTTTTTATCTCTCCATCAATAAACCTAAATAATTTTCCAAATGCTCAATTGACTTTTAATATGGCTCATAGTCCATATGATGCGGTAGGAATTTCGGACTTTCTATATGTAGCTGTCTCTACAGACTGTGGAAATACATTTGACATAATCAATGCTCCATATAATAAGGATAGCAATCTTTTGCAAACAACTTCACCGCAGCAGAATGAATTTATTCCAACCTCTAATAATCAATTCCGAAGAGAAATATTGAATCTATCTCAGTTTTCTGAATTTGATAATATTAGAATAGCGTTCATCACTCAAAATGGCTATGGAAATAATATTTTCATCAAAGACATAGAAATTCTTCCTGAAGAAATTTTCAATTATCGAATTGATTTAAATGAACTAGTTAGTCCAGGACCAATTCATGATGGTTCTCAAACTACGGAAATTGTACAAATCACGAATACCGGAAATCTTCCGATTGAGAGTTTTGTATTGCAAAGAAGAACAAATAATGGTGGTTTACAGAGCTTTGTCGCTCGTGGAGAACAGTTAGCCGAAGGTGAATCCACTACTGTAGAAATTCCAAACTCACTTGTGGCCACAGGAGTATCTAGGTCTCAGTACAATTTACTTTTTCCAAACTTTGATCAAAATCCTGGAAATGAATCAGAGTTAATTCGATTTACTGAGAAAAATGAAAATGAAATCAGAGCACCTTGGAGACAAAATTTCAACCTTTCTATTAATCTACAACCTTGGTCAAGTATCAATACAATTTCTAATAGCAACAGTTGGACGGCAATTCCAATTCAAAGCGAAAATCAAAATAATGTAGTTGTTTTGGAGGGTAACAATTCTAATCAAATGAATTGGCTTGGTTCTCCAGTTTTCGACCTTTCTATTAGCAGACAAGCAAGTGTTTTTTACAGCATTGCTGCAAGCAACCAATCCCAAAGCACAATATTCAAAGTTATGGCAAGTGAGGATGGGGGTGTAACTTATTCTGAATTAGAGAGAATGGTTGGTAATGAAATCAATACTACAGGATCAGGAGTAATCAATCCAAACAACAGAACTGAATTTAGAAGAGAGTTTATCAATTTAAATGAATTTTCAGGACAAGGAAAAGATAAAATCAGAATTGCTTTTGTTGTGGAAAATGGAGATTCCTCGAATGATCCTGTTTACATTGATGACATTGAGCTGTATCTTTCCTCTAACCCAGAGCCTATTGATCCAGGGTTAGGAAACACGGTCATATTCCCTAACCCTGCCAGAGAAGTCTTCAATATAGCTTTCAATTTTGCTACCTATGAATCTGTAAATATTCAAATTATTTCTTCAGCAGGCGCAGTGGTTCAAGATATTGATTATCCAAACACATTGAATCAAACATACAGTTTCTCAACCGATCTATTTTCGAAAGGAGTCTTCATTGTGAAGATTACGAGCAACTCTATTACAGAGACCAGAAAGTTGATTATTCATTAG
- a CDS encoding NifU family protein produces the protein MEMNDKIEQALDNIRPYLEADGGNVRVVELTDEMVLRLELTGACSSCPMSTMTLKAGVEEAIKRAIPEIIRVEAINVAVA, from the coding sequence ATGGAGATGAATGATAAAATTGAACAAGCACTAGATAATATCAGACCTTATTTAGAAGCTGACGGGGGCAATGTGAGGGTAGTTGAATTGACCGATGAAATGGTCTTAAGGTTGGAACTTACAGGTGCTTGTAGTTCTTGCCCAATGTCAACAATGACTTTGAAGGCGGGAGTTGAAGAAGCCATTAAAAGAGCTATTCCTGAAATCATTAGGGTTGAAGCTATTAATGTTGCAGTAGCATAA